The Erigeron canadensis isolate Cc75 chromosome 4, C_canadensis_v1, whole genome shotgun sequence genome window below encodes:
- the LOC122595488 gene encoding C-type lectin receptor-like tyrosine-protein kinase At1g52310, with the protein MEGKMLHLLAICFLLGFGSSNAVSNDSFLAAASRNESHNETPCPEGWVMGPAKSICFRYIGNSQSWNESEKSCGSYHGHLVALTSLAELNFVQDMCSNVTGSKECWIGGRSTNTSSAMDWKWSDDTYNWNGTLLTVVTRDMKSSCTNSSCFSYYKDVSASLCTMLTNTTESLVAERCNVSRPSICMLVAENRCRHMHCHREYLIILAIVSGLILFTTFVVVIWLLVYKRSKRRKKSRKLSNPAELALVPPSWKIFTHEELRSITKNFSEGNRLLGDAKTGGTYSGLLPDGSRVAVKRLKRSTFQRKKEFYSEIGRVARLCHPSLVHVKGCCYDHGDRYIVYEFVVNGPLDRWLHHVPVGGRTLDWTMRMKVATTLAQGIAFLHDKVKPQVVHRDIRASNVLLDEDFGAHLMGVGLSKFVPWEVMQGRTVMAGGTHGYLAPEFVYKNELTTKSDVYSFGVLLLEIISGRRPASQGADAVGWQSIFEWATPLVQSHRYLELLDPVISASSSTSPSRIPESGVVQKVVDLVYSCTQNVPSMRPRMSHVVHQLQQLSA; encoded by the exons CACCATGTCCGGAAGGTTGGGTCATGGGACCAGCGAAGTCTATATGCTTTAGATATATTGGAAATTCACAATCTTGGAATGAGTCAGAAAAGAGTTGTGGAAGTTACCATGGCCACCTTGTGGCATTAACATCATTAGCAGAACTGAACTTTGTCCAAGACATGTGTAGTAACGTAACAGGCAGTAAAGAATGCTGGATTGGAGGCAGAAGCACCAACACTAGCAGCGCAATGGACTGGAAGTGGTCTGATGATACTTATAACTGGAACGGAACTCTGCTGACAGTGGTCACAAGAGATATGAAGTCTAGTTGCACCAATTCTTCGTGCTTCAGTTATTACAAAGATGTCTCTGCATCTCTTTGTACTATGTTAACCAACACAACAGAATCTCTTGTGGCTGAAAGATGCAATGTATCTCGTCCTTCTATATGCATGCTCGTTGCAG AAAATAGATGTCGTCATATGCACTGCCACAGGGAATATCTCATCATACTTGCTATTGTGAGTGGATTAATTCTCTTCACTACATTTGTGGTGGTTATATGGCTACTTGTGTACAAACGGAGCAAACGACGAAAAAAATCCAGAAAATTATCTAATCCTGCAGAATTGGCATTAGTTCCTCCATCATGGAAAATTTTCACCCATGAAGAACTGAGGTCAATTACGAAGAACTTCAGCGAAGGTAATCGTCTTCTTGGCGATGCTAAGACAGGCGGAACATATAGTGGGCTTTTGCCAGATGGATCACGGGTGGCGGTGAAAAGGTTGAAACGGTCTACTTTTCAAAGGAAGAAAGAGTTCTATTCAGAGATTGGTAGGGTAGCAAGGCTTTGCCATCCAAGTTTAGTGCATGTAAAAGGATGCTGCTACGATCATGGTGATCGCTACATTGTGTATGAGTTTGTGGTAAACGGGCCTCTTGATAGATGGTTACACCATGTTCCTGTGGGTGGCAGGACACTAGATTGGACCATGCGAATGAAAGTTGCCACAACTCTTGCACAGGGAATTGC GTTCCTGCATGACAAAGTAAAGCCACAAGTTGTGCACCGTGACATTCGTGCAAGCAATGTACTTCTTGATGAAGATTTTGGTGCGCATCTAATGGGTGTCGGGTTATCAAAGTTTGTACCATGGGAGGTGATGCAGGGCAGGACTGTAATGGCCGGGGGGACCCACGGTTACCTAGCACCAGAGTTCGTTTACAAAAATGAGCTAACCACAAAGAGCGACGTTTACAGCTTTGGGGTTCTACTACTTGAAATAATAAGTGGCCGTAGACCAGCTTCTCAAGGTGCTGATGCTGTGGGGTGGCAAAGTATTTTTGAATGGGCCACCCCGCTTGTACAATCTCATCGTTATTTAGAGCTTCTTGATCCTGTGATCTCTGCATCTTCTTCCACATCACCTTCTAGAATACCTGAATCTGGAGTCGTCCAAAAGGTAGTTGACCTTGTGTATTCATGTACTCAAAATGTACCATCGATGCGTCCTAGAATGTCTCATGTCGTTCATCAGCTACAGCAGTTGTCAGCTTAG